DNA from Homo sapiens chromosome 1, GRCh38.p14 Primary Assembly:
GCATGACACATCCTAAAGGATGGCTAGTGTGGGAAATAGTGATTTTTCCTGGATTGTACTGTTGTCAATCACTTTCGACGTATCTGAACTACAACAGACTCCCTGAGGGTTCCTGGCTAAAGCTCAGATTTTGTTTCAAAAGCCATTGAACTAAAAcagcaacaaacaaacacacacaaaacagattatttaaataaatcaaggccgagcacagtggttcatgcttgtaatcccaacattttgggaagctaagatggacagatcacttaaggtcaggagttcaagaccagcctggccaatatggttgaaccccatctctactaaaaatacaaaaatgtggcaggcacctgtggtcccagctactcaggaggctgaggcacataatcatttgaacccgggaggtggagattgcagtgagccgacaccgctgcattccagcctaggcaacagagcaagactccatctcaaaaaaaaaaaaaagaaaagaaaaggaaaagaaatcattacagTGGCTGTATATCTTCTGAAATTTGCATACAATAATTGCTTCTgacatattcaaaatatgtaagaagCCCCtccaacatcagactccaagttcttcagttttgggattCAGACTGGCATTTCttactcctcagcttgcagacagcctgtgggaccttgtgatcatgtgagttaatatttaataaactcccctttacatatatatatatatatataacctatatataaaatatatatatatatatctcctattagttctgtctctctagagaaccctaatacaggaGGACAGGGCTTACCTTCATTCCATTATATGAAGGTGAGGACTGAACTCTGATTTTTATgctgcccaaattcctatctaaggtgTCTGGGGCATCGTGTcctacaaatcataaattctcatcagatgggttttatttaacattAATCGTGACTTACtctccaacctgactctggcataatattatgagacaagaaagaaaatcaaaatattttaccccaaaacatgtttctttgccatattttgaaatggtcatGCAAAGCTGTTCTTTTTGGGGgcaaatttgcatctgtaaagaatctcaattaacatagctagatatttttcttccagaccctcccaatcctaaagagattaactgagatctgaataggaaacatttgtcatctattgtctctaagggcagccactataagactttGAAAGAACTTTGGCCTCCAccatcttttatcttaacctgaacattccctttccaTCAATCCCAGGTCCTTAGAAAACTCAACcaattgtaaaaaagaaaaattttaaattcacctGTAGCCTGGAAGCTCCCCCTCCACTgcactttgagttgtcctgtcTTTCTGggcaaaccaatgtatttctttctttttctttctttttttttttttttttgagacggagtctcgttctgttgccaagctggagtgcagtggcgatcttggctcactgcaacctctgactcccgggttcaagcgattctcctgcctcagcctcccgagtagctgggattacaggcgagtgccaccacgccgggctaatttttgtatttttagtagagacggggtttcaccttgttggccaggatggtctcgatctcctgacctcgtgatctgcccgcctcggcctcccaaagtgctgggattacaggcacgagccaccgtgcccggcctaccaatgtatttcttaaatgtatttgactgatgtctcatgcctctctaaaatgtataaaaccaagctgcaccccgacCAACTTGGGCacgtgttctcaggacctcctgagggctttGTCACAGgtcatggtcactcatatttggttcagaatctcttcaaatattttacagagtttgactgtTTTCGTTGACAAAGGGAAATAGCTGTATTTATCTACGTATATATAGACCTTGTGTAGACCTTGTTTTTAATCCCAGCTTCATTACACCTTATCTTCCCAAGCAGCAAATTTCTTctatggtgggtttttttttttttttttttgagacgtagtctcactctgtcaaccaggctagagtgcagtggcgcgatctcggctcactgcaagctccgcctcccgggttcacgccattctcctgcctcagcctcctgagtagctgggactacaggcacccgccaccacgcctggctaattttttgtatttttagtagagacggggtttcgccgtgttagccaggatggtctcaatctcctgacctcgtgatccgcccgcctcggcctcctaaagtgttgggattgcaggcatgagccaccgcgcctggcctctgttGTGGTTTTATTATCATGTAAAGAAATAGACTGccgccttgaattcctggcctcagcctggtgggaggatcacttgaggccaggagttcaaggcagcagtgagctatgatctcaccactgcacttcagcctgggtgacagagtgagaccctgtctcaataattacaatagtaataatacattttaaaaattaaaaaaatgcaagaaagGCAAAATTAAGGattgtttgcaaacattttctcaacCCTCACAACTGCCCTAGAAGATACTATTACTCCTCTTTTACAAGTAAGAAAACCAAGGCTTCTAGAGGTTAAATTACTTGCCCGAGATCACTCAGATCAAAAGTGGGAGTTGCACAATCAACTCCTTTAATTTCAGAGCTGAAACACCTGCCAGCATAGAAGAAGTGCTGTGAATTATCAGGAAGAGGTGGGATCAGTGATTATTGATGGCACTGGGAGGAGGGGCGTACgtgaattagctttttaaaaagtagtcaaTAAAGAGACTAGGTCACAATGTGTTTACTAGCATCTGAGATAGCGCTTCCCCATTGCTCACATGACAGAAAGCTCTTCCCCTGCTCTGCCCCCAAGACCCATCCTCTCCCTGCGACAtctgtggagatttctcaaggacACGGCTCCAGGGGTAATTTGTTTCAGCTGCTGCTTTCTAAGGGCGCAAATCAATCTTATTAACCCAAGTTCCTGAGAGAGACTGACTACAGGAGGTTAAAAGACTAAAGGGGAGGAAGTTGACGTTGGTGGTCCTTTTTTCgccttttctcttttcaaagagATGAAGTAGCTGGTATGTGGGTACAGAGTATGTCATAAGGATATTTCTTAGCAAATCCATGAGTTGGTGCGTAAAAGCAGTTATATGCTAAGCTGACCTGGGACTAAAAGGTAAGTCAGTTGGGCATCCTTATAAGAACAAACCTTTCCAGCCAAAAGATCAAGCTGGCGAGCTCTGGCTGTTGCAACTCATGCTCTAGAATGGCAGTCACCACGTGAGTGTGACCTGGTGTCTAGGAATGGGAATTACTCTAATTCCTCTTCTGTTTCTTGGGAGATGACTTGGCTCTGTAATGGAGATAATATAGTCTTTGAAGTCAAACAGACCTAGCTTCAAATTCTAGCTCTGTGACTCCTGAAAAGCTACCTAATTTCTCTACTGCTCAGTTTCCCCATTCGTTGAATGAGGATCATAATACTTACCATGTGGGTTTACGGTGGTTATCAAATAAGATGAAgcaaaagggccaggcatggtggctcatgcctgcaatcccagcactttggaaggccaaggagggcagatttcttgagctcatgagtttgagaccaacctgagcaacatggtgaaaccccatctctacaaaaaatacaaaaattagctgggcatggtggcatgcacctgtagtctcagctacttgggaggctgagactgcagtgaaccgagacagctctgctacactccagccttggtgacagagccagaccctgtttcaaaaagaaaagggggtggggggcaacAAAGTAAAAGGACATCCCAAGGTGACCGGCAGTAAATGGGTGGCCGCTATCTCTGTTATCAAAATCAACCCTCCAGTCTCTATGCCATGTGCATATCTGGACAAGTAGCATGGCTCCCAGCTGCAGCCTTATTTATGTCCCTTTCCTGTTCTTTAAGGGGTAAGTGTTCCAGGAAGAAAGCTTTGCACATGTCAGTGAGGTCAAACAGCCCTGTGAGAAAAGGGCTCCTCTGGAATGGCGCCATTAGAGAGGAACCAGCATGAGACAGGGCTGCCGTGCAACCTGGGGAGATTCAGTTCACCTATCTGTGCCTCCATTCCCTCAGTGTTATCTGGGGGTAATGATAGCTGCCCACTGCATGATTGGAATAATCACATTTGTTCTATATAAACAACCAACAAGTACTTTACTCTTAGCCGCCCACTCCTCATAATAGGTATTTGAGGAAATATCTGCCTCTTGACCTTGGGGGGAAGGGGGATGAAGGCCAGGCTGTAGGGAGGACCAACTGAGAGTAAGGCAGTGAATGTTCTCTGCAAACTGCGCCATTCTGGACCTAGCTGGAGCATTCCTGACCCCTGAAGCATGTGTGCCAGCTCTTGTGTTTTGCATTCACAGGTGCAGTAACTTTAAATTCCTCAAATCCCCTGAGTGCAAGGCCATGGCTCAGAAAAGCCTTGCAAACAACAGCATTAATCTCCCCTACAAGGACTTGACCTCCGAGGTAACCAGGCGCCGAGTCACCATGATCACAAGGTACCCAAAATCTTTCCTCTGGATCGCTTGTGGGGTTGGGACGGAGCATAACACTGAGCCCCAGCAAGTGCCTGAAACTGTAGCTGGCACtggtttatttaaatgtatttaatgctgCTGCAAGACacatttcacagaaaaggaaactgctttgtcatccaTTGTGGAAAACAGACTTTTCCCACATGGCCCTTCAAGGGGTGATGACACCCATTTGTGTATGTTCACTGCGTGGGTGGTCGTGGCTCTTGATAGAGAGTGGGGAGTGGGGATCactttgtttggtttggttttgtttttttgagacagggtctcgctctgtcacctgggctggagttcagtggtgcaatcacagctcactgtagcctcagcctcaagctcctggggcttaagcaatcctcccacctcagcctcccaagtagctgggactacagccatgtgccaccacgtctggttaattattattattattattattattatattgagacggagtctctctctgtcgcccaggctggagcaatcttggctcactgcaagctccgcctcccgggttcacggcattctcccacctcagccttctgagtagctgggaccacaggcgcccgccacgacgcccggctaatattttgtgtgtgtgtgtgtttttttttagtagagacggggtttcaccattcacaggatggtctaaatctcctgaccttgtgatctgcccgcctcggcctcccaaagtgctgggattacaggcgtgagcgactgtgcccggccagtttttttgtatttttaatagaaacagggttttgccatgttgcccaggctggtctcaaactcctgggctcaagtggtccacctgcctcagcatcccaaggtgctgggattacagatgagagccactgtgcctggcccaagatGACACCTCTAGCTTGAGCTCTTTGTCGGGTATGTtatgagattaaaaataataatcttactAAATCTGATAAGAAGTTggtcaaaaaaatcaaaattattgatttgaaatagaaaatacagactTCCATCTAATGTTGTTTACAATGCCCTTTGACCTTAGAGTTTATTGGGATGTAAGATTCCAGCAAATTGATAGGAATTAGGTGCCATTTCTTAGTTACCATATATGGGAATGTCAAATCTTTGTTGATAGTGGTGCACAGCCAATTTGATACCACGGGTTTAGACCGTGAGAGTGGGCATTGTCTGCAGGAAGTGTGGTCCCTGTGCTCTAATGTCCATCCAAGGACGAGATGGCATAATTCTGTGGCCTGTCCTAGCCACCAAACAATTCCCTTCCCATCATCCCACATCCTCTCAGCAACATTAGGGATCAGCTTTGATTGGGAGATGGGAGCAGTGAACTTGTGGCCagattgaaatttaaatttggaTTCCAGTTCTGCCTTCTACTGGTCACATGATCTGGGTAATCACCTTCTGTCTCAGCTTGCTCAGCTGAAAGATTTAATGTGGGGGCTGAGATTCTACATGTGGTTAGTTTCTAGGTAATTTCTAGTCCCTGGAACATAGTAAATGTTCAGGGAACAATTAAATCTGAACCTGTAAAAGCTTGACAGGCTAGTCCTATGCCCTTGAAGGCAAGGTTTGCCCAGCCCTGAGGAGGATGGGGAGACTCTGGTATACTCCAGCAGAAGGGGAGGCGAACCCCACAGCCTGGGGATGGGGGCAAGTTAGGCCAAAGGGAGCTGTGAAGTGAAACTGAGGCTGGACTGGCCCTGTGAATAGCTGGAATGCAAATGAAACGTTTAGACACAGCCTGTCCCAGGCTGAAATGTACAGAGAGCTGGCCAGTAGGGGATGGAGAAAGCTAATTGATGGGAAGAACTACTGCTCTAATCCTAAGATACCCTTGGAGGATGGGGATGGAGGAGTGAGGGTGCAGACTCTAACTCTGTTGGGTCCATGGCACCAACGGGGACAGCTGAGCTCACTCTGAGGAGAGCTGACTGACAATTAAAGTATATCTCATTTCTGCAAGGTGAGTATGGGTGGAGGAGCTTGGAAAGATGTCCTCTGAAATGTTAACTATTCTTTTTAGATGCTGGCATCTGGGGTAtttcttttgttccttcttttttgttgttttgagacagggtctcactctgtcacccaagctagcgtgcagtggtgcaatcatagctcactgtagcctcgatctcccaggctcaagtgatcctcccaccttggcctcccaagtagctgggaccacaggtgcatgctaccatgcctggctaatttttattttcttgtggaaagggggtctccctatgttgtccaggctggtcttgaactcctgggctcaagtgatccttccacctcagcctcccaaagtgctgggattacaggcatgaaccaccatgcccagtctgtttccttttcctctgtTTATTTAAAACCCTATCTTTATTCAAATGGCATTCAATGTGCCTTTCTTCCTAGAAAAGAGATAATTACCCAGAAAAGTGATGAAGCTAAGGAGATGCTCTCCCACTTGGATTTGGAGCAAGCCCCTCCCCCTCACAGGACCTACCTCACAGTACCTCCTGCCCCACCTCCTTCTCCAGCTGAGGATCCCACGGTCTCCTAAGATGTAAAACTTATTTTGAAGTGAATTCTTACACAGAACTCCAGAAAACAGTTTCAGTGGCATTCTTGAGGTTTGTCTTAGAAGACTCTTGAAGATCTTtgttctttcctatttttcttcacCTAGAACCACCATAGAGCATGGTTTACCCTTGCTAATAGACTTAgtcatttttggttttttaatccAAGTCTCTGatatgatatgcatatattttgATCTTTATGTTATGCTATAGAACTGTTGCTGTAGTCAGttgtatttaaattaataaacagtTATCAGGCCTTGTTGTTTATTACTAAATCTGAATCAGTGAAAAGTCTAGGCCTTTTAAAGTCTAGAGTTTAAAGATCTCAGGTCCTGGGAACCCTGAGGTAGCTGGATTTTCAAAACGCAACCTGAGACACTACAGTTGTGTGGCCCTATATTTTGGAGCTGCATTCCCATGCCGTGTGCTGGGGCTAAGGTGGTTGAGTTTCACATTTATTGACagtgtttttaaagtttgtttctgGGAGATTTGAAGTGATTTTCAAACTCTGTAACAGAAAACTCTACCCTGAAAAGCAGCCAAGTGTAGAGTGGTTCTGTTGTGGAGAAGTCCATTGCTTGAGTCCTCTCCAAGCTCCTTGACGGGCCCCAGTGCACCTCTAAGGACTTCCGGGGCTCTTCTGAATTGTTCGAAGGCATCAAAAATGTGATAATTCtggcatacatatacatataaaaaatatcCCCACATGTCATCCTTTATTTCGTCTGCTGCTTCTTAGAGTCCTTGTAGGTGTTCTGTCTCCAGGCCTGCCCTTGTAAATGTGCTCGGCTCCCCTATGAGAAAGGAGTCAAAGCTTCTGTACACCATTGTGGAGTCAGGGTAAACACTCTGTGATCTCCCCTGATCCCATGCATTTAATAAAACCAATGTTccttctttaaaagtaaaaagtgcTCCGGTTCTTCTACCCCCATAGTAGTTGGCTGTGCCATTGGTGTGGAAGTCGGACTCCTTACCTGTGGCCTTCAGCAGCATGGGGCAGGGAAGGAGCCTGCACTGAGTGTCTGCCATTGCCAGCTGGATGCTGGACATACACATCTCCCTCTCCTCAGTCTGGTGAAGAATGGGCCTGCGCTGTCCAATAGGACAACCACTGGCCACTTGTGACTATTtcaatttaaattcattaaaaatgaaataaattcagttcttcagtcaTGCTAGTCATATTTCAAGTGCTTAGTAGATTTGTGCAGCCAGTGGCTACCCTATGGGATGTTGCAGTTGTAGAATGTGACTGCCATTAAAGATAATTctatgaggccgggcatggtggctcacccctgtaatcccagcactctgggaggcagaggtgggtggatcacctgaggtcaggagtttgagaccagcctggccaacatggagaaacgctgtctctactaaaaatataaaaattagctgggtgtggtggtgtacacctgtgatcctagctacttgggaggctgaggcaggagaatcgcttgaactcgggaggcggaagttgtggtgaactgagattgcaccctgtgcttcagcctaggcaacagagtgagactccatctcaaaaaaaaaaaaataaataaattccattaAACAGTGATGGGGCAGAGGTTAAACATGTCCAAGGACACACCGCCAGTTAGAAATAGAATCAAAGAGAGGTCAGGCTGGGAAAGAATAATTCTTGTGTTTTACTTCCATTTGGTTTCTGAACACATTCTAGGATGTTCTCTCTGTTCCTTTGTTCAG
Protein-coding regions in this window:
- the MYOCOS gene encoding myocilin opposite strand protein isoform X1 — its product is MAQKSLANNSINLPYKDLTSEVTRRRVTMITRKEIITQKSDEAKEMLSHLDLEQAPPPHRTYLTVPPAPPPSPAEDPTVS